The genomic segment TGATCTAGGGCAGACCTGTGGATTCTGGCTCTGCTTTCACTCTCAGTGCTCTTGGAACACTTCTGCCCACCCTGCAGAGGTGGTTTGGCCCCAAGCAGCCTTAAAGAGCAACGGGCCAAGGCAATTGCTGCTGTTTACACCTTTGAGCTGCTTATCCCCTCATGGGTTCTTGTTATAAGACATTATTGGCTTGGAGAAGGATGGATGTGGAACAGGATAAGTGTTTACCATGTACCATGGATTAGAGCTTCCTGGCTCATCTGGCAGGCACACCAACACCAAGCAACTGCCAGAGATGGGCACAGTGACTGCTGTCAAGAGGGTTTAATTCACCATTGGCTGGCAGAGTCAGTTTGTGGGAGATGGGCCTTTTTCTGCACTGTGGCTGTACAACATGTGCCGGGACCAAAGCCCTGGTTACAGCTCCATACTCATCCCTGCGAACGCTCTCTGCTTTGATGGGATGTGTGGAGCCCTGACAGTGCTGGTGGGGGTGTGACAATGACCTGAGCTGTGTTTTGCATGGGAGTGGATATGGTGTTTGCAGAGGGCAAACCAAAGGAAATTGCTTGGGAAAGTACTTGGAATTACAGCACGTGGGGTGGGAGCTGCGGCTTGGCTTTGCAGAGCTTCTAAGATTTTGCACTTGGGCACAAATTGGCCTTTCAGGAGGCGATCGCTCCCCAAAGAGTGCTGTCAATGTGGCTGTAGCCTGGCCAGGGTGTGCAGAGGTGTACCTCCTCCACGGCACAGGATGCCTGCAGAGGCCACTCCATCGCTGCCCCGGGGCACGGTGTGTTGCACCCTGGGGGGGCACGTTTTACCCTTGAGGGTGCATGTTCAGCCGCTCCTCTATCAAGATCTTGACTTCGCAgtcactgctgcctttgcttgtccctctccagcttcctaCCCCTCCACAGCACGTGttttttgcttgtattttacCATCTCCACCCTGGGGTAACAGGACCTGACTCGCAGGACGCCTGTGCAAGTGCAGATGTGGAAGTCCCGGGTCCTCTCTCGGCCATGTCCCCCGGCCCTGGGCTGCTGCTCACCGGGAGCCGCGGGTGCCGCTCCCGGGTTGcggctggcactgctgcaggcGGTGGTGCGATCCTTGGCCCCACGTTCCCGCTGCACCGGGTCCGGTGCTCGGCGTGGCGCAGGGCAGTGCCAGAGCTGGTGCAGGGTGTGCCGGACCCGGGGGTCATGGAACCGATGCGGGGGTGCGGGGATGATGCAGGGTGTGCGGGGCCAGTCCGAGGGGAGTTTGGCAGTGCGGAGCGCCGGAACGGTGCTGGAGCTGATGCCCGGGTAACGAGGCCGGGGACAATGCAGGGTGTGCGGGGCTGGTGCGGAGCGCCGGGCGAAGGTGCTGGAGCCGATGCGCGGGACCGGTTTGCGGGGCGGGAGCGGAGCCGGGGATGATGCAGGGTGTGCAGGACCCGGTGCACGGGTCTGTGGCGGGGCGAAGGGAGGGTGCGGAGCGCCGGTGCCGGAGGTGATGCCCGGGGCCAGGGACGCTGCTGGGTGCGAGGGGCGGCGCGGAGCCTGGGGCCGGTGTGCGGTGCCGGAGGTGATGCCGCGGAGCCGTGGATGCtgtggggtgcggggggggcgGTGCCGAAGGCGATGCCCGGGGCCGGTGGGCGGTACGGGGTGGGGTGGAGCCCGGGGGCGGTGCCGGAGGCGATGCCCGTGGCCGGTGGTGCCGCCGGGTTCCCGGGGCCGGTGGGCGGTGCGGAGCCCAGGGGCGGTGCCGGAGCCGATGCGCGGTGCCGGCGAGGGATGGCGGCGGGcgagctgcaggagctgcgggCGCTGGTGgagcgggcgggcgggcggcagGCCGTGCTGCTGGTGGCCGAGGTGGCCGAGGGGGTCCCGGCGGCGGCCACGCTCGCCGCCTTCGCCCGCGACCTGCTGGGCGAcgaggcggcggcggggccggtgCCGGGGCGCCGGTGGCGGcaggcgggcgggcggcgggcgctgcgggcgcggctgctgctggtgctgtgccgcggcggggcggcgcggggccgcGGGGCTCGGGCGCGGCTGCGGGAGCTGCTGCGGGACGTGCGCGGCCGCctgccccccgccccgccgcccgccgtCGTCGGGGTCCTCCTGCCCGGGGCCGACCGGGAGGACGCGGCGGCGCTGGAAGCCGCGCTGCGGCGGCAGTTCCCGGCGGGGGGCACCGTGCAGGCGGCCCGGTACCGCCCCGGCAGCCCCGCCGCCTGCCGCGCCGCCGCCTGCCGCGCCCTGCGCGCCGCCCTGCAGCATCCCGCAGGTACCGGGGGCGTCTCTGCGGGGGcacctgccccatcccagggggATGCGACGGTTCTTGGTGGGATCTGCCTGGGGGATCAGGCTTTTCCCATGGGGATCTGAGGACTCCCGATGGGatctctctcctcccacccaATGGAGTTTGGCTTTTCTCATGGGGATCTGAGCACTCCCGATGGGATCTTTCCCCCCAGCCAATGGAATGTGGCTTCTGCCAGTGGGAAGCTGACCAATCCTGATGGGatctccctcccaccccaatGGGATCGGGCCTTTGCCATTGAGATCTGACTAGTCCTCATGCGATCTCTTCCCCCACCCCAATGGAATCTGGCCTTTACTGCTGGGATTTGACTGCTCCTGATGTGATCTCTCCCCCACCCAATGGGATTGGGCTTTTGCCATCGAGATCTGATCAGTCCTCATGCGATCTCTCCCCAGCCCCAATGGGATTTGGCCACTCTTGATGGGATCTCTCCCCAGTCAATGGAATCTGGCTTTTGCCATTGGAATCTGACCACCCCTCATGGGATCTCACCCCAGTGGGATCTGATGATTCCTTATGTGGGATCTTCCCCTCACCCAATCAGATCTTTCTCCAATGGGATTTCTTATCCTGGTGAAATCAGAGCCTTCCCAATGGGATTTGCCTTTTCCTGGTGGACTTCCCAGTTTTGGCAGCTGGGGAGGACAAACTTCCCATCGAGTTGGGAAGCACTAGAGCAGCTCATGGATAGCAGGCCTGCGGCAGCTGTGATGCAGTGGTCATCCATGTTTATGGATGTTTCTTCTTGGGGACACAGGACTGGGGCTCAGCATTTGCCATAGGGTGCAGGCAGGACCTGACCTTCctgtgggaggaaggagatTGTGCTTGCTTTGCATAATGAATAAGAACAACAGCAAATGAGTGTTTGGGTTTAAAACCAACCATCTGTTGGTGGCCAGTTTAAGCAACCTGAGGATGGCAAGATGAAAGCTGGGTGTCAAACAGGTCTTGAGGAGCAGCACTTGGTGAAAGGCGAGTCATGTTTGTGTGCAATTGCAGGGTGATGGGCAGCCACACAAAAGAGCCTGGGCTCACTTTAATCTTTAGCATTGCTTGTTTTGGGCTGttgtcctttccttctcccttctttcattttttttcctcactttttccTTGCTCCCCATCATTTCCAGTGATTCTGGTGTTCTGCTGTTTCACTGCCTTTACTCAGAGGGATCCTGGCACTTGCCTGCAGCACCACATTGCCAGGGTCCTCTGGGATCCCTGGGATATAGGGATGGTTCGCTGCAGCTCAGGTGTATCATTCCATCAGTTCAGTCCACAATCCTGGATCTGGACACTGAGGAGTTCTGAGGTGGCCAGGACCCGCTGTGAAGGTTCAGGGCTGTCTTCTGCCAACTCTTTGTACTGGGGCACACAAAAtcccctttccagcttttctcctttcatatGCTTTTGTCTTCCTCCCATTGTTCCTGCCACAAGAATTTCTGGTGTGCTTCCAGATGCCAGTGAGCCCTCCAGTTCTGGTCACAGCAGCCTGGtgggacagcagctgcagaggcagaaaaatatcCCTGCATATGTGACGTTTTTCTACCTCTGCACATTGCTGGTGTGTGGCTGTGCACGTGTATTCTGGTGGCTAGCTGTGGATTTTGTCCTTTGTGCAGACATGGAAGCAGTGTAGCAGCCAACAGtggagaaagaggagcagaaggagctggagcaggttttGCAGCCTGTTTGTGTGCTTTATAAGGGTAGTGGGTAGGAGGACTCAGCACATTGCTTTTATTCACCTCTGATGCTTGCCTGATGCTCTTAGTCATGTAAGTGTCCCAGGACCTGTGTGTGTAATGACGCTCATCAGCTGCAGAGCTCGGCTTCGGGCAGGGGCAGCTTCTTCCCATGCCCCCATGAGCCTTACCTTTCAAAATCTCCATGGGCCCAGAGGGATCCCAAGCGTAGCTGTGTCTCCTGAGAGCTGGGGATCTGGCAGTGCCAGACATCAGCTTCACTGCAGCCTGGCCTCCTTCATCCTGTGGCTTTCCTCACAAGCAAGGCACAAGGGGAATAATATCTTTAATGTAATGTGAAGGAGGACTATGGGACACCCTGCAAAGCAGGTTCTAGGGAACCCACTGTAAAGATCTCCTCAGTCAGGGCTGGGCTtgtcttgtttcttctcttgccTTCAGAAGAGGCTTGTGTTGAGCTGACAAAAGTTGCTCTTGTATCTGGATAAGGATGCTGGGTGGTGTACAGAGTGTAAGGCTCTCTGTACGTGTACTTGTGCCTGTTTTATTGCAGCCCAGCTCCAAAGCCTCTTCCTCTTCCATACACAAAGCTGCCTAGCTCTGCCTGTGACAGTggctctggagctgcaggaatGTCCCCTTGCTGGGAATGTCCTGGACACTCATTTGTGCAGTGGAGCTGGAACAGGAATGGCAGAGGGGTTCCTGCACCTCTCAGGTCTGTGCTGCTATTGTGCTGTGCCTCAGTGGTGTCCTGAGTCCCTGTGCACTGCGTGGAGGGGTTGTGTTTACAGCTGGAGGTCTTGGTTTGTTGACTGGCAGGACACACTGCCACTATGAACCCTTTAGTGTCGCAATGGTCTGATAAGCTGAAGTACGCTGAAGCGGTTTATCATATTTTATCTGATTAGGAGGTGAAAGGCTGGATGATATTTCAATGgagatgctgagctgctgctgctggaggctgtATAAAATATGCTGGAGTAGCGTTTTACTATAATCGCTTG from the Cuculus canorus isolate bCucCan1 chromosome 9, bCucCan1.pri, whole genome shotgun sequence genome contains:
- the C9H2orf72 gene encoding uncharacterized protein C2orf72 homolog → MAAGELQELRALVERAGGRQAVLLVAEVAEGVPAAATLAAFARDLLGDEAAAGPVPGRRWRQAGGRRALRARLLLVLCRGGAARGRGARARLRELLRDVRGRLPPAPPPAVVGVLLPGADREDAAALEAALRRQFPAGGTVQAARYRPGSPAACRAAACRALRAALQHPAEEGKNKGRWRLPSFLRCISWSRRSHRKDHEAKAANHVHEDDLQDPEEEVALTFLSPNGNCEEAAGDTGT